The following proteins are encoded in a genomic region of Eriocheir sinensis breed Jianghai 21 chromosome 2, ASM2467909v1, whole genome shotgun sequence:
- the LOC126999842 gene encoding kelch-like protein diablo isoform X3 — MFTSELLEARQTEVPIRDIDEHAVDLLVNFCYTSEITIEESNVQTLLPAACLLQMLEIQEVCCEFLKQQLHPSNCLGIRAFADTHSCRDLLRIADKFTQHNFQEVMESEEFMELPVNQLMDIISSDELNVRSEEQVFSAVMAWVKYNVTERRPYLAQVLEHVRLPLLSPKFLVGTVGSDLLIKSDEACRDLVDEAKNYLLLPQERPLMQGPRTRPRKPIKTGEVLFAVGGWCSGDAIASVERFDPTTCEWRMVAPMSKRRCGVGVAVLSDLLYAVGGHDGQSYLNSVERYDPQTNQWLCEVAPTSTCRTSVGVAVLDGYLYAVGGQDGVSCLNVVERYDPQSNRWTKVASMNTRRLGVAVAVLGGFLYAVGGSDGQSPLNTVERYDPKMNKWVMMPAMSTRRKHLGCAVYNNMIYAVGGRDDCTELSSAERYNPHTNQWSPIVAMTSRRSGVGLAVVNGMLYAVGGFDGTTYLKTIEVYDPDQNHWRLCGSMNYRRLGGGVGVVKLPHNEAHLW, encoded by the exons ATGTTCACCTCGGAGCTGTTGGAAGCCCGGCAGACAGAGGTGCCCATACGGGACATTGATGAGCATGCTGTGGATCTCCTTGTAAACTTCTGCTACACCTCGGAGATCACCATCGAGGAGTCCAATGTGCAGACTCTCCTTCCTGCCG cTTGCTTGCTTCAGATGTTGGAGATCCAAGAAGTGTGTTGTGAGTTTCTGAAGCAGCAGCTGCACCCATCCAACTGTTTGGGAATCCGGGCTTTTGCAGACACCCACTCCTGCAGGGACCTTCTTCGCATTGCTGACAAGTTCACGCAACACAACTTCCAGGAG GTGATGGAGAGTGAGGAATTCATGGAGTTGCCAGTGAACCAGCTAATGGACATCATCTCCAGCGACGAGCTCAACGTGAGGTCAGAGGAGCAGGTGTTCAGCGCTGTGATGGCTTGGGTCAAGTACAACGTCACTGAGCGCCGCCCTTATCTGGCCCAG GTTCTGGAGCATGTGCGGCTGCCACTGCTGAGTCCCAAGTTTCTGGTGGGCACTGTGGGCTCTGACCTACTAATAAAGAGCGATGAG GCATGCCGAGACCTTGTGGACGAGGCCAAGAACTACCTGCTGCTGCCCCAGGAGCGGCCACTCATGCAGGGGCCTCGCACGCGCCCACGCAAGCCTATCAAGACTGGGGAAGTCCTCTTTGCAG TGGGCGGGTGGTGCAGTGGGGATGCCATTGCCTCTGTGGAAAGGTTTGATCCCACCACGTGTGAGTGGCGGATGGTGGCGCCCATGAGCAAGCGCAGGTGTGGGGTCGGCGTGGCAGTGCTGTCTGACCTCCTCTATGCAGTGGGTGGCCATGATGGACAGTCCTACCTCAACAGTGTGGAGAG GTATGACCCTCAGACGAATCAGTGGCTGTGTGAGGTGGCGCCGACCAGCACTTGTCGCACCAGCGTGGGCGTGGCGGTACTGGATGGCTACCTCTATGCGGTGGGCGGCCAGGATGGCGTCTCCTGCCTCAATGTCGTTGAAAG GTATGACCCCCAGAGCAACAGGTGGACTAAGGTGGCCTCCATGAACACACGAAGGCTGGGTGTGGCGGTGGCGGTGCTGGGTGGCTTCCTGTATGCTGTGGGTGGCTCAGATGGCCAGAGCCCCCTCAACAcag TGGAGCGCTATGACCCCAAGATGAACAAGTGGGTCATGATGCCGGCCATGAGCACTCGCCGCAAACACCTAGGCTGTGCGGTCTACAACAACATGATCTACGCTGTTGGGGGCCGCGATGACTGCACTGAGCTGTCCAGTGCCGAACGTTATAACCCACACACCAACCAGTGGAGCCCCATTGTCGCCATGACTTCACGGAGGAGTGGG GTGGGTCTGGCCGTGGTGAATGGGATGCTGTATGCTGTGGGCGGCTTTGATGGAACCACTTACTTAAAGACCATTGAGGTGTACGACCCTGACCAGAACCATTGGCGGTTGTGTGGCTCCATGAACTACAGGAGGCTGGGCGGAGGGGTCGGAGTGGTTAAGCTGCCCCACAATGAGGCACATCTTTGGTGA
- the LOC126999842 gene encoding kelch-like protein diablo isoform X2, with protein MEGMTENMINLRVGQTGVGRVTASDDGVVVAGETSIGGPPSPTGLRYTSDKHPKLALANINMLQKRRELCDVVLIVGGRKIFAHRVILSACSPYFHAMFTSELLEARQTEVPIRDIDEHAVDLLVNFCYTSEITIEESNVQTLLPAACLLQMLEIQEVCCEFLKQQLHPSNCLGIRAFADTHSCRDLLRIADKFTQHNFQEVMESEEFMELPVNQLMDIISSDELNVRSEEQVFSAVMAWVKYNVTERRPYLAQVLEHVRLPLLSPKFLVGTVGSDLLIKSDEACRDLVDEAKNYLLLPQERPLMQGPRTRPRKPIKTGEVLFAVGGWCSGDAIASVERFDPTTCEWRMVAPMSKRRCGVGVAVLSDLLYAVGGHDGQSYLNSVERYDPQTNQWLCEVAPTSTCRTSVGVAVLDGYLYAVGGQDGVSCLNVVERYDPQSNRWTKVASMNTRRLGVAVAVLGGFLYAVGGSDGQSPLNTVERYDPKMNKWVMMPAMSTRRKHLGCAVYNNMIYAVGGRDDCTELSSAERYNPHTNQWSPIVAMTSRRSGVGLAVVNGMLYAVGGFDGTTYLKTIEVYDPDQNHWRLCGSMNYRRLGGGVGVVKLPHNEAHLW; from the exons ATGGAAGGTATGACAGAAAACATGATAAACCTTCGAGTAGGACAGACGGGCGTCGGCCGCGTGACCGCCAGCGacgatggtgtggtggtggccgGGGAGACCTCCATCGGGGGGCCACCTTCCCCCACGGGCCTGCGCTACACCTCCGACAAGCACCCCAAGCTGGCCCTGGCAAACATCAACATGCTGCAGAAGCGCCGGGAGCTGTGTGACGTGGTGCTCATTGTGGGGGGCAGAAAAATATTTGCACACAG AGTGATCCTGTCAGCATGCAGCCCATATTTCCATGCCATGTTCACCTCGGAGCTGTTGGAAGCCCGGCAGACAGAGGTGCCCATACGGGACATTGATGAGCATGCTGTGGATCTCCTTGTAAACTTCTGCTACACCTCGGAGATCACCATCGAGGAGTCCAATGTGCAGACTCTCCTTCCTGCCG cTTGCTTGCTTCAGATGTTGGAGATCCAAGAAGTGTGTTGTGAGTTTCTGAAGCAGCAGCTGCACCCATCCAACTGTTTGGGAATCCGGGCTTTTGCAGACACCCACTCCTGCAGGGACCTTCTTCGCATTGCTGACAAGTTCACGCAACACAACTTCCAGGAG GTGATGGAGAGTGAGGAATTCATGGAGTTGCCAGTGAACCAGCTAATGGACATCATCTCCAGCGACGAGCTCAACGTGAGGTCAGAGGAGCAGGTGTTCAGCGCTGTGATGGCTTGGGTCAAGTACAACGTCACTGAGCGCCGCCCTTATCTGGCCCAG GTTCTGGAGCATGTGCGGCTGCCACTGCTGAGTCCCAAGTTTCTGGTGGGCACTGTGGGCTCTGACCTACTAATAAAGAGCGATGAG GCATGCCGAGACCTTGTGGACGAGGCCAAGAACTACCTGCTGCTGCCCCAGGAGCGGCCACTCATGCAGGGGCCTCGCACGCGCCCACGCAAGCCTATCAAGACTGGGGAAGTCCTCTTTGCAG TGGGCGGGTGGTGCAGTGGGGATGCCATTGCCTCTGTGGAAAGGTTTGATCCCACCACGTGTGAGTGGCGGATGGTGGCGCCCATGAGCAAGCGCAGGTGTGGGGTCGGCGTGGCAGTGCTGTCTGACCTCCTCTATGCAGTGGGTGGCCATGATGGACAGTCCTACCTCAACAGTGTGGAGAG GTATGACCCTCAGACGAATCAGTGGCTGTGTGAGGTGGCGCCGACCAGCACTTGTCGCACCAGCGTGGGCGTGGCGGTACTGGATGGCTACCTCTATGCGGTGGGCGGCCAGGATGGCGTCTCCTGCCTCAATGTCGTTGAAAG GTATGACCCCCAGAGCAACAGGTGGACTAAGGTGGCCTCCATGAACACACGAAGGCTGGGTGTGGCGGTGGCGGTGCTGGGTGGCTTCCTGTATGCTGTGGGTGGCTCAGATGGCCAGAGCCCCCTCAACAcag TGGAGCGCTATGACCCCAAGATGAACAAGTGGGTCATGATGCCGGCCATGAGCACTCGCCGCAAACACCTAGGCTGTGCGGTCTACAACAACATGATCTACGCTGTTGGGGGCCGCGATGACTGCACTGAGCTGTCCAGTGCCGAACGTTATAACCCACACACCAACCAGTGGAGCCCCATTGTCGCCATGACTTCACGGAGGAGTGGG GTGGGTCTGGCCGTGGTGAATGGGATGCTGTATGCTGTGGGCGGCTTTGATGGAACCACTTACTTAAAGACCATTGAGGTGTACGACCCTGACCAGAACCATTGGCGGTTGTGTGGCTCCATGAACTACAGGAGGCTGGGCGGAGGGGTCGGAGTGGTTAAGCTGCCCCACAATGAGGCACATCTTTGGTGA
- the LOC126999842 gene encoding kelch-like protein diablo isoform X1 gives MLYTNMEGMTENMINLRVGQTGVGRVTASDDGVVVAGETSIGGPPSPTGLRYTSDKHPKLALANINMLQKRRELCDVVLIVGGRKIFAHRVILSACSPYFHAMFTSELLEARQTEVPIRDIDEHAVDLLVNFCYTSEITIEESNVQTLLPAACLLQMLEIQEVCCEFLKQQLHPSNCLGIRAFADTHSCRDLLRIADKFTQHNFQEVMESEEFMELPVNQLMDIISSDELNVRSEEQVFSAVMAWVKYNVTERRPYLAQVLEHVRLPLLSPKFLVGTVGSDLLIKSDEACRDLVDEAKNYLLLPQERPLMQGPRTRPRKPIKTGEVLFAVGGWCSGDAIASVERFDPTTCEWRMVAPMSKRRCGVGVAVLSDLLYAVGGHDGQSYLNSVERYDPQTNQWLCEVAPTSTCRTSVGVAVLDGYLYAVGGQDGVSCLNVVERYDPQSNRWTKVASMNTRRLGVAVAVLGGFLYAVGGSDGQSPLNTVERYDPKMNKWVMMPAMSTRRKHLGCAVYNNMIYAVGGRDDCTELSSAERYNPHTNQWSPIVAMTSRRSGVGLAVVNGMLYAVGGFDGTTYLKTIEVYDPDQNHWRLCGSMNYRRLGGGVGVVKLPHNEAHLW, from the exons ATGTTGTACACAAA tATGGAAGGTATGACAGAAAACATGATAAACCTTCGAGTAGGACAGACGGGCGTCGGCCGCGTGACCGCCAGCGacgatggtgtggtggtggccgGGGAGACCTCCATCGGGGGGCCACCTTCCCCCACGGGCCTGCGCTACACCTCCGACAAGCACCCCAAGCTGGCCCTGGCAAACATCAACATGCTGCAGAAGCGCCGGGAGCTGTGTGACGTGGTGCTCATTGTGGGGGGCAGAAAAATATTTGCACACAG AGTGATCCTGTCAGCATGCAGCCCATATTTCCATGCCATGTTCACCTCGGAGCTGTTGGAAGCCCGGCAGACAGAGGTGCCCATACGGGACATTGATGAGCATGCTGTGGATCTCCTTGTAAACTTCTGCTACACCTCGGAGATCACCATCGAGGAGTCCAATGTGCAGACTCTCCTTCCTGCCG cTTGCTTGCTTCAGATGTTGGAGATCCAAGAAGTGTGTTGTGAGTTTCTGAAGCAGCAGCTGCACCCATCCAACTGTTTGGGAATCCGGGCTTTTGCAGACACCCACTCCTGCAGGGACCTTCTTCGCATTGCTGACAAGTTCACGCAACACAACTTCCAGGAG GTGATGGAGAGTGAGGAATTCATGGAGTTGCCAGTGAACCAGCTAATGGACATCATCTCCAGCGACGAGCTCAACGTGAGGTCAGAGGAGCAGGTGTTCAGCGCTGTGATGGCTTGGGTCAAGTACAACGTCACTGAGCGCCGCCCTTATCTGGCCCAG GTTCTGGAGCATGTGCGGCTGCCACTGCTGAGTCCCAAGTTTCTGGTGGGCACTGTGGGCTCTGACCTACTAATAAAGAGCGATGAG GCATGCCGAGACCTTGTGGACGAGGCCAAGAACTACCTGCTGCTGCCCCAGGAGCGGCCACTCATGCAGGGGCCTCGCACGCGCCCACGCAAGCCTATCAAGACTGGGGAAGTCCTCTTTGCAG TGGGCGGGTGGTGCAGTGGGGATGCCATTGCCTCTGTGGAAAGGTTTGATCCCACCACGTGTGAGTGGCGGATGGTGGCGCCCATGAGCAAGCGCAGGTGTGGGGTCGGCGTGGCAGTGCTGTCTGACCTCCTCTATGCAGTGGGTGGCCATGATGGACAGTCCTACCTCAACAGTGTGGAGAG GTATGACCCTCAGACGAATCAGTGGCTGTGTGAGGTGGCGCCGACCAGCACTTGTCGCACCAGCGTGGGCGTGGCGGTACTGGATGGCTACCTCTATGCGGTGGGCGGCCAGGATGGCGTCTCCTGCCTCAATGTCGTTGAAAG GTATGACCCCCAGAGCAACAGGTGGACTAAGGTGGCCTCCATGAACACACGAAGGCTGGGTGTGGCGGTGGCGGTGCTGGGTGGCTTCCTGTATGCTGTGGGTGGCTCAGATGGCCAGAGCCCCCTCAACAcag TGGAGCGCTATGACCCCAAGATGAACAAGTGGGTCATGATGCCGGCCATGAGCACTCGCCGCAAACACCTAGGCTGTGCGGTCTACAACAACATGATCTACGCTGTTGGGGGCCGCGATGACTGCACTGAGCTGTCCAGTGCCGAACGTTATAACCCACACACCAACCAGTGGAGCCCCATTGTCGCCATGACTTCACGGAGGAGTGGG GTGGGTCTGGCCGTGGTGAATGGGATGCTGTATGCTGTGGGCGGCTTTGATGGAACCACTTACTTAAAGACCATTGAGGTGTACGACCCTGACCAGAACCATTGGCGGTTGTGTGGCTCCATGAACTACAGGAGGCTGGGCGGAGGGGTCGGAGTGGTTAAGCTGCCCCACAATGAGGCACATCTTTGGTGA